The Prionailurus viverrinus isolate Anna chromosome C1, UM_Priviv_1.0, whole genome shotgun sequence DNA window TGGATTGATTTATAGGTAAAGTTCCATTATAAGTGAACACCATTAGTAAAGAAATCTCTTACCACAAAGCCATTTATTTCTGTGACTGGAATATGGGTGGTCATCCTTCCCAGTCTCTGTTTAAATTGGGTTGAATtaattataacaattttttttttttagagtttatttagagagagagtgagcaggggaggggctgacagagacaaagaggtgggggggagcagagagtgtgaatatctcaagcaggctctgtgctgtcagcgcagagcccagggcagggctcgatctcacgaaccatgagaacatggtctgagccgaaatccagagtcgggcacttaaccagctgaatcacccaggcgcccctacaacagttttttaaaagaacacttatAGAGTTTGGGGAGATTGTCTAGTGCTGgtttttttaatatcctttctACATAATTAGCAGTtcttttgtcagatttttaataataaaaataatatttattgaatacttagtATGTACCCAACGTTATAATcagtcttataaaaaaaaaaaaagcgcagtTATAGGCGTTATATTATTTACTACTCAGAATAGCCCTATGAGGTATAGGTactgttattttcttcctcttacagatgaggaaattgaggttcaaGGCAATTTGGTAATTTAGTAATTTGGCTAGAGGTACACAACATATAGAACTGTCTCTGACCCTGAAATCCAGGTCTGCCTCAAATATTCTAGCCACTTTTGATAAAAAGCTACTCCAGAACTACTTATCAGTCGTAACTATCATCTGCAAGGATCAAAACCTTATGGGGAGGAAAGGTATTATAGGTAACATTTTTATGTCagatctttcattttctctgctgtATTTATAGAGTAAACTTAGCTGGATGAACTCCTAGGGATTCTAAATCTAcccctctcattttacagatagcaAAATGGAGTTCAGAAGAGGTTTTGACTTTCATAAGGacacaaatatttactataaaaaaCTGTACCATAACCTTTCAATGAATGGCTACTATGGAGTTCATTTTAATaggattttatttgtattttgaagtgttttaaaattactgaCTCCATGTAATAGCAACAACTTTCCTGAGTCTGTTTTAGAAGAAGGccattctctgaaaaataaagtcctttAGCAATTAGAATAACTTTTACCCTTTAGTTAACCAAATGATGGACACTTGTAGGATATCACTGTTCCTGCTTATTTATACTTATAATTCCCTGAGCTTCTTAACTGTGTGTACACAGTGTGTAAGTTGATTCCAGGCCTGTGTGCCCTTAGCTTGTTCAGTCACCTTTAAGCCTGGTTGAATTATGTGATACTATTTTCAGCCTGTGGATTCCTTGGCCATAGACTCCAAGAGTGGCAGAAGCCACTGTCCTGCAACTATAAAAAGATGTTGGTGACCCACTGAAGATAGGTAGTCACTGGATTAGGCATTACtggagaaaattttcattttttatttgttaaaaaattttttttaaatgtttatttttgagagggagagagagcaggggaggggtggagagagggagacacagggttgaagcaggctccacgctatcagtgcaaagcctgacgtggagctcgaactcatgagctgtgagatcatgacctgagctgaagtcagacactcaactgcctgagccacccaggcgccctggaggaaaatttttaaaggagcaaGGCTTCTGGCTATAATTATATGTTTGTTGGCTTTGTAACATGATACCactttttaatcttaatttcaaaattacttttgtttccttttattttttaaaatattttattatttattaatcattaaaaaaaatgtttttggtgcactgggtggctcaatcggttaagcgtctgacttcggctcaggtcatggtctcgcagtttgtgagttcaagccccgcatcgggctctgtgctgacagctcggggcctggagcctgctttggattctgtatcttcctctctatcttcctctctctctctctctgcacctcccccgcttgtgctctgtctctctctgtctctcaaaaatgaataaatgtaaaaagaaaaaaaaatttttttttaaattaaaaaaaatgtttttaggtttatttattttgagcgaaagagaaagtgcaagcaagggaggggtagaagaagagagagaatcccaaacaggctctgtgctgccagcgcagagccagacgtggggctcgaaccctgaaactgtgaggtcatgacctgagctgaaaccaagagttggatactcaaccgactgagccacccagaagcccctttaaagattttattttatttatttttatttttttttaatttttttttttttttttttttttttacatttattttggagaaacagagtgagacaaagcgtgaacaggggaggggaagagagagtaggagacacagaatctgaagcagtctccaggctctgagcaagcagtcagcccagagcctgatgcggggctcgaacccaccaactgtgagatcatgacctgagccgaagtcggacgctcaaccgactgagccacccaggcgcccctaaagattttatttttaagtaatttctgtacccaacatggtgcttgaatgTACAACCTCAAGATGGAGTTGTATGCTctgccagctgagccagccaggcatcccaccttttgtttctttaaattaaaaaagcagtGGTACTTAGTATGTAAAAATCAGAAGATACATATAAGCAAAAGACAgtttagggttgcctgggtggctccattggttaagcctttggcttcggctcaggccatgatctcttagttcatgagtttgagccccacattgggctgtctgctgttggCACGGAgccccgcttcggatcctctgtctcccctctctctgcccctcccttgctcaggttctttctctctctgtctcaaaaatcaacattaaaaaatttttaaaaagacagtttaaaaatacttaactCTTCTTAATACCTGTCTTCTGGATGTTTTTctctacatatatgtatatattcgcTTACATTCATATAGATAGGATCACATTATATTTTATCATCCCCCCCAACCttcttagtattatttttatagctgTCACAGTAttctgtatggatgtaccatactttctttttaaaaaaaaaattttttttttaatgttttattatttatttttgagacagagcgagacagagtatgaacagggggagggtcagagagagagggagacacagaatccgaagcaggctccgggctctgagctgtcagcacagagcctgacgcggggctcgaactcatggaccgcgagatcatgacctgagccaaagtcggacgcttaactgattgagccacgcaggcgccccatgccATACTTTCTTTAACTGTTCCCCTGTTTTTGGACCATTAATGTTTCTACCTTTTTACCATTCCAAACAGCCCATGCTGCACGCGTTGGTACCTAAGTCTTGGGTGTATATTTAATTACTTTGTTACTATAAATTCTCAGAGGTAGAATTTCTAGGTcatagtgtgtgtgtgctttcaaaGGTTTTGTGACAGGTTACCAAACTGCCCTTTATAAAGATGAATCATAGTGATGCTTCCATTAAGAACTTGAGTGTCCATTCTATATGTTGCCACAATGAGAATGATTTTGATCTTTGAGAATGATGTCTCATTGCTTCAATTCGTAATTGTATGCTTTTAAAGTTTTGGTTGCAGATTCTAAAAGTAAGTTcccttatatttgtttttcttcaaaggaACTTAAGAAGTATGGAGTGACAACTTTGGTTCGAGTTTGTGATGCTACATATGATAAAGCTCCAGTTGAAAAAGAAGGAATCCACGTTCTAGTGAGTGTGTAGTGTTTGCATTTTTCATTACGAACTACTAGTAGTACCTTTTAAACATAGCTGTTTTGAAAACTGGACATTCAGTATGCTTTTTAAGCTTATAGGAGGTACAACGTTGATAGcagtcttttaaactttttagatGGGCAGTTTTGTTCATTTGTGCCCTTAAAGTCTATATATGcaaagtattttcaacaaatgaaaagcaaaatttaatgtacacttatttcaagaaaatggaaatttaattttgttttctctaggaaattattgcaatatttagtttttgtttctagGCTACTGTTGTGAATCTAGCTGAAAGTAATTTCCATCAGGAATTAAGTCACATggaaatacagttgacctttgaatgCGGGGTTAGAGACACCAATCCACATATgacttttgacttccccaaaactttactaataaGCCTACTGTTGACCACAAGCCTTACTAATAACATCAACAGTCcattaacacgtattttgtatgcTATAGGTATTatgtactatattcttacaataaagttagctagagaaaagaaaattttattaagaaaaaataagagaaaatacgTTAAAGTAGCGTACTTTGTTTATTGAAAacaaatctgcatgtaagtggatcTGTACAGTTAAAATGCATGTTGTTTGAGGGTCAGCTGTATTCTGTCTCACTTTGCAAATACTATttgttatttaatgttttgtGGATAACTTATAGGGGACAAAAAGGTTGGAGAAGAGGttaagaagggagagggagaaggcatCTTGCTCTAGAGTAATCAGCATAGGTTCTGACACGTTTTGGTGGGCTTCTAACAAGCTCATGTGTGATTAGATTTATTTATGCTCAGTTTGAGCATAAAGTGcttggaattattttaaattcctcctTAGCCCCTAAATACACTATTTCATGTATCAGAAACAGGAGCATTAGGCTATTTTCCCCTAAATAGTTGTCTAAATTGCAAGAGCATGTAATGAAATGACCTTGTAGTCTTAGGTGTCTTAGAGCTATTTGATTTGATTGTGGGAAGACACTGTGGTGTTGTAAGTAGTTGGttaggaaaaaagtaataaagaagaTATTGGTACAAGGTTATTTATTGAGAGGTACTTTTGTAGTCTTAATGCATTGGTCATCCGTGGTTGGAAAGTCCgttgcaaagaaaataaatgccttCTTGGTAAGGCAGCTGTCTCATATCTGATCTGTAAAGTTTCCTCgccttcattttgaattttttttttcaacgttttttatttatttttgggacagagagagacagagcatgaacgggggaggggcagagagagagggagacacagaatcggaaacaggctccaggctccgagccatcagcccagagcctgacgcggggctcgaactcacggaccgcgagatcgtgacctggctgaagtcggacgcttaaccgactgcgccacccaggcgccccacctcgcCTTCATTTTggtgaaaacataaaaacaaacaaccaagcattaggttttttttttttttttttaacatttatttattttttattttgtttaaaaatttttttttaatgtttatttatttttgagagaaagagtgcaagtggaggaggagcagacagagacggagacacagaatctgaagcaggctccaggctctgagctgtcagcacagagcccagtgtggggctcgaactcctgaactgtgagatcatgacctgagccgaagttggacgcttaaccaactgagccatgcaggcgccctgttttttttaatgcttatttattttgagagagagggagaactaTATGTGCACttgtgcacaagctggggaggggcagagagagagagagagagagagagagagagagagagagagagagagagaatatgaatcccatgcaggctctgcactgccagcacagagccccacctgaggctcagtcccacgaaccatgagatcaagacctgagctgaaatcaaaattcaggcgcttaaccaactgagccacccaggtgcccccaaacattatgttgtaaaaaaaatgtattttaatagtaTGGCATGGTAATAATTTGCTTGCATTCCCGTTTCTAAATGATTTTAAGGTCCTCTGGCTGTAAATCACTGGGGAATAAGTAGAAGCTTATATAAAATGTAGccctgtgttaaaaaaaaaaaaattttttttttctgaaactagGCTGAATACAAGTTCTTTTTCCTGTGTTGTGAGTATGATCTCCAGTGGCCAGATGAGAAATCCGTTTTTGACAGATGGCATGGGTCAGGGAATGAACTGTGGGTTGGCCATAGTCTGTTTGAATCAGTAATGTTGGTAAACAcctttatgaaagaaaaatgaactaaagaaCTTGAACTAGTTTGTAGAAGATAATGGTAGGGCTGGGATTTATGTTAGGCCCTTAAATCTAggctattgttttgtttttgtttcaaatagCTGTGATCAGATAAAATTAAAGGTCTAATTTAAGCTTATAAAAAACCAGAACATTTAGAATTAAGCttggaatttctttccttttcccagaCAGAGATTTTAAGTGGATCGTTAATCTACTTTTGGTAGGTGAGGAGGGTTTGGAACACTTTATAAGGGCATATCCCCAAAATAAGACTTTTCAAATCCTTTGACTAATGTTCTTACAAATCAGAGGCATATTGGAAAAGACTAATAATGGTAGTTTCATTTATGTCCATCAGTTTGAAGTTCAGaccattctaaattattttaatgatttttttggtAGAGACTGCTTATATGAGTAAGTGAAGCATATTTCATATTACTGTTACTTAACTAGGTACATTTTAGGAAGTATTAGAGGAAATAAGCTCTCAACTAAGGCACTAACTTGTTTTACTGCTATTTACAGTTAAACTCTATGGTGACATTTTTAATGGTAACACTGACAGCCATTTAATAATGGGGTGTAGTTGACAAATCAAACATAATGTGTTGTCATTGCTAATGCGCCACATGAAATGTTCTAGTGGTGCCCATGAGTGTAGAATCAATTTAGTGTTttgtcacttttctctttttctttctctagtgtCTTAAAGTGTCCTTATCCAATCTCATTAGGATagtcttatgtttaaaaaaaattcccagtgtttttgcatttctgtCCTTGAAGCTAGATGGAAGAGAGACTGCAAAATGTGAAttcccttccccccttttttttcttttttaataaagtttatttattttgagagagagagtgtgcaccaTGCACATGAActggacagaggcagagagagagtgggagagagagagaattccaagcaggctcctcgctgtccaAGCAGAGCCCATTGCTGGGCTCGGTCTCATGTACCtcgagatcacgacttgagccgaaatcaagagttggacacttaaccagctgaactgATTTATGTTGGTTTCTTAGGTCTTTTGCTAGGTAGAAAGGAAGATAAACCTCTGCCTATATGATAAATGCACATGGGGTTGGTCTTAATTAAAAAGCaacctaaggggcacctggctgcctcagtcagtaaagcatgcaattcttgatcttgagATTGTGAGTTTCAGctcactttgggtgtagagattacttaaaaaacaaaaaaccaaaaatgcacAAATTggtgaatataaaaagaaagggaTACTTAAAAAGTTCTCCATTTGCTCAGGACCCTATCGTCTGGTACTGTGCTTGTTAAATGGGATATGTATAATTTAggcagaacttttaaaaatatttgctactttttttttttttaatatataagcaCAAAGATGGTAGTGTATTTCTGTTACGATATGCCAACTACTGGTGATTTCTTGAGAGTCTTCCTCTAAAGGAAAGACATCATAACTTAGAGCTATTTGAGGGGATAATCCTCAAAATATTTGTACAGGTCAGATGGTATTCTTTGCCAGAGTGGACATTTGCATCATACTGACAGGTGTTTATCCTCTCTTACTTTGTCtcggttttatagttttctctatTATGTCTAATTACTGCTTTATTCagataaaatatttgaggaacaCTGGTTTCTCATCACTCTGATAAAAGATCTCCATAAGATAAAATTAGATGTTTACAGTGCTGACTACATGTATTTGAGAAGGAATTTTGGTCTTGGATCATTTTTCAATAGTGATCAGAATTGCAGTATTAAGAATAGGTATATAAAGTACAGTTAGTTCACTTAAATCCCCGCTGTGTACTATGCAGCTATTCTGCATTAGATATTATCCTGGAGAAAATAACAATTTAATGTAAAAgatctttcttttccaggattgGCCATTTGATGATGGAGCACCACCCCCTAATCAGATAGTAGACGATTGGCTGAACCTGTTAAAAACCAAATTTCGTGAAGAGCCAGGTTGCTGTGTTGCAGTGCATTGTGTTGCAGGATTGGGAAGGTAAGCTCTTCCTTTTTTGTCTGTGAATTCATTATCAAAAACTTCACTTtggtaaaatttgtatttatgacACTAAATATTAAATTgcctgaaagaaaaggaaatgagcaaAAACTGGTGTAGATTTCTTGAGACAGCTTTTGTGTTTCATTGGCTGTCTGATTCTAATGCCATAATAGGTTTAGTAGATGATCACTCAGAAATTGTTTTGAAACTGATTCAATGTAATTATCttatttgagttaaaaaaaatatggtcttaattcagtattttttttccttctccttatttcacatattcaatttttaaaaatgtatttattcgtttttgagagagtgtgagtggtgagtagcagagagggagacacagaatctgaagcaggctccatgagctgccagcacagagcctgatgctgggctcgaactcacggaccgtgagatgatgacctgagctgaagtcggacgcctaactgactgagccacccaggcgcccccttatttcACATATTCAAAGGCTTAGGTCTTTGAAAtaggcaacaaaatgaaaataattttagattttaaagaatCTATATGGGGTTAATTTTGGATTGAGATGAATGGGAAGTTAATAGGTGGAGAGAAGATGGCTGAACTTCAAACTCCTGAAAGGAGATGTagagagaatgaaaaatgatGTTGATTTCAAAGCCTTTTTCCTGGAGCACTGTGTGGAGTGGTGCCGCAACACTCTCATCGGCAGCAGATTAAATGGCCAGTTTATGACGTGCACTTTGACTCAGAACATTAGTGCAGGCTGCTCTTGTCTCAAGGTGGTGGTGACTCAGGCTGTTACCTCTGCTTAGcccttttgtttgctgttttccttttttttcatatcagtgtcttacagtttctTCTTCAGGGTCAGAAGCTTCAGTCTTTATTCTGAGGGTGAAGGTAGTGTTCTAACTGGACTTGGCAGTTTTGTAACTAGTACCTATTCTAGCAGGTAGTCCAAAGTTGGTGCCAggtagtagattttttttttcttgttgcaattttgtatatatatagtttttaatttttttttaagtttattttttcaaatttacatccacattagttagcatataatgcaacagtgatttcaggagtagatttccttagtgccccttacccatttagcccctccccacccacaccccccccagtaaccctttgttctccatatttatgagtctcttctgttttgtccccctccctgtttttatattatttttgtttcccttgccttatgttcatctcttttgtctcttaaagtcttcatgagtggagtcatatgatatttgtctttccctgactaatttcacttagcgtaataccctccagttccatccacgtagttgcaaatggcaagatttcattctttttgattgctgagtaatactccattgtctatatgtaccacatcttctttatccattcatccatcgatggacatttgggctctttccatactttggctattgttgatagtgcgcCTATAAACAtagggggtgcatgtgtcccttcgaaacagcacacctgtatcccatggataaatgcctagtagtacaattgctgggttgtagggtagttctgtttttagttttttgaggaacctccatgctgttttcccgagtggctgtaccagcttgcggTCCCAGGTAGTAGACATTTTCAAACATCATTTCCCTTGttagattttttgtgtgtgtattattttattgttaaggaGTCTGCTTCTGTGACTGTCATGAAGCCCAAGCTGGGTTCACAGTAACGAGTCCTGGAGGTAACTATATCTCACTCTGGACTCTCTGATCAGGATCCagtcttctgtctctccctcagctGAAAACACAGACTCCCTAGGCCCCAATCCCTGCCTTCCCATTCCTGGAAGATGCCAAATCCAACTATGTAGGAGGCTTTTTCAGAGGAGACAACTTTGTCTTCCCAGAAGACAAACCCTCTCCTTTGCTTTATGAGGCAGATAACATCTCCAAACCAAGGACAGGTTGGGACCTGCTCAGGCCTCAATGTCCCTtgttagatgttaaaaaaaaaaaaaaaaagatacttataTAGAAAACTGTTTGTAAATACCAATTTTCTGACACTCTCGTAGCTCACAGAAAGGATTTTGTTGAAGAAATGTAGCACCTTTTTAGTATTTGTTGAGGAAATGATATTAAAATGGATTTGTAATGAAAATGCTGAGATGCTTAGTATGGATGACACACTTGTTCACTTATTTTGCTACAGTACTGGTTAAAGGCCAATGAAGAATTTTTGATGACATATAATGTGAAAATTTGAGATCTAATGTGATGGTGCTTTAAATAAAGATCTCTTAAcgaggtgtagaatttagtgcttTACTAAAAGTGGGTAACACCATAGACCCTATCATGATACAGACATTTGTATAAGGAAAATAGCAGCTATTTTAGTACACGGAAAAAAAGGGAAGCTCAGACTTCGTGTTGTTTTGGTAATATGTAAtcctgggttaaaaaaaaaaatccttcaattCCAAAGACTTGTGGATATTTACAGATGCGTTTCTCTCTATAGGGCACCCGTGCTGGTTGCACTTGCTTTGATTGAATGTGGAATGAAGTATGAAGATGCAGTTCAGTTTATAAGACAGTGAGTAGGAAGTTTTATGTTCAGAAACACATAAAGCAAGACCATACAAGAAGAAGGAATTATGGAAAGTACCCTTTTGTAGTATGGAGTAACTTGTTGGTTTAAAATATTGTTTGATCGAAGAAATCAAAAGTGACAAACTTGTAACAGTACTGTTGGCTCCcagatttaaagattttttaagttaGGTGGCAAATTTGGACGCTAAAGAATCTGTCCCATATGACTTGAATATCTAGGAATCTTTAAAATGAATAGGTAGTAGAGTCTCAGAGATCGAGTGACTCTTTTAGTGGATGTCCAGAACACCTTTCAAGTGCAACTATGACCAAGAGACAAGGAAGAATCTATAGAGGAGCAGTTAATCACTTAAGAATCTTAAGTGACCTGTTCAGGCACAAAATCTGGATGGTAGTGCCCAGACAGAATCTTGGCATCAGTCTGGAATAATGGGCCATGTTATTTTGTTGTCCAGAATTCTTTGGCAGTTAATACCTTGTCCTTTCCCTTTcagccttttctttaaaaaaaaaaaaaaaaaaagaaagaaaaagaaaaaaagaaaagactgtaacaagaggtcATGAAATGTATGGTAGCAGCTCTAGGAAGGTGGCATATTTCAAGGAATGCCATCTGTGCCTGCTGCTTCATTTAATACTTGGTCATTCATCAGCCCCTTCTCTTAAGAAGTGATACTGTACCAGGAATATACTGGTTTTCACAGCGTGAAGTTAGAAAAGCCTTAGGCCATAAATAATGCATTTCAGTGAATCATATAGCTTTTTTACATGATAAAGTTTGTCATTCttgtattttcagaaaaagaagggGAGCATTCAATTCCAAACAGCTGCTTTACCTGGAGAAATACCGACCTAAGATGCGATTGCGTGTCAGAGACACCAATGGGCACTGCTGTGTTCAGTAGAAAGAAGTGTAAACGAAGGCTGACTTGATTGTGCATTTAGAGGGAACTCTTGGTACCTGGAAATGTGAATCTGGAATCTTAACTGTGTCACCAAAGTAGCGATGGATTCAGTACTCCTCAACCACTCTCCTAATGattggaaaaaagcaaaaaagaaatccctctataacatgaataaaatgtttaagaaaagaaaaagagaaagaaaaaagggattaATTCAGTGAAGGATGAGTTTGCTCCTAATTGTTGGAGTTTGAATTTCTGTCAGAATTGAATTATATCAAAATCCCCtgtcttttttaacttttcaaactaGGTCTCTAAGGAAAACCAGCAGAACATTAGCTTGTGCAGAACCATCTGTTTGGGGAGCACACTTTTCCATTATGCTTGGCACATAGGTCTCCCTGTTGTgggacttctttctttttctttttggtggtggtgggcgtatatttttctcttctcttctttccccatccccccaacccccacccccgatACAAGTTGTAGATGGAATAGGAGAAGCCCTTGTTGCTGTAGACGTGTGTGCAGTCTGGCAGCCTTAAGCCCACCTGGGCActtttagaaaaaacaaacaaacaaaaaaccaacaaaaaaaaaagaaacaaaaaacaccaaaaaaaaaaaaaaaaaaagcagtggcatatatattatatgatccAGGTGGTTTTTAGTCTTTACTGATGATGGGGTGTTCATgttagtttcttttcttgaaaaccCTATTCAACATTAGGCAACGTAGCCAGGAgccttttgttttggttttgttttggtaaattaGTGgggaaatggcattttaaaaagagtctttCTTCTCAGAGAACTTAGCTGAGAGTCgaattcttctcttttccaacCAATGAAGCTAAGTAGGTATCCCAGAAACTTTTGCTTTCTGAAGGGGAGCGCTCCAGGCCATCACTAAAGGTGTGTCCAGGCGGAGAGTTAGCATACTTTGTACATCACCGAAAATTGTGGGTCGTAGCATTACTCTGATTTTCTGTCTCATGTTATCAGAGAATGCCGATAGTTTGAAGTTTTTATTC harbors:
- the PTP4A2 gene encoding protein tyrosine phosphatase type IVA 2, producing MNRPAPVEISYENMRFLITHNPTNATLNKFTEELKKYGVTTLVRVCDATYDKAPVEKEGIHVLDWPFDDGAPPPNQIVDDWLNLLKTKFREEPGCCVAVHCVAGLGRAPVLVALALIECGMKYEDAVQFIRQKRRGAFNSKQLLYLEKYRPKMRLRVRDTNGHCCVQ